From Camelus dromedarius isolate mCamDro1 chromosome 23, mCamDro1.pat, whole genome shotgun sequence, a single genomic window includes:
- the FASLG gene encoding tumor necrosis factor ligand superfamily member 6 yields MQQSLNYPYPPIFWVDSSASSPWASPRSVFPCPSSAPGRPGQGRPPPPPPPPPPPTLPPRPPPPLPPLPLPPLKKRRDHSTGLCLLVMFFMVLVALVGLGLGMFQLFHLQKELAELRESTSQRQTASSLEKQIGQPHPPSEKRELRKVAHLTGKPSSRSIPLEWEDTYGIALVSGVKYKKGSLVINDTGLYFVYSKVYFRGQSCNNQPLNHKVYMRNSRYPQDLVLMEGKMMNYCTTGQMWARSSYLGAVFNLTSADHLYVNVSELSLVNFEESKTFFGLYKL; encoded by the exons ATGCAGCAGTCCCTGAATTACCCATACCCCCCAATCTTCTGGGTGGACAGCAGTGCCAgctctccctgggcctctccaCGGTCGGTCTTCCCCTGTCCATCCTCTGCGCCAGGAAGGCCTGGGCAAGGGAggccaccaccaccgccaccaccaccaccaccaccaacactaCCGCCACGGCCACCACCGCCACTGCCTCCACTACCACTGCCACCTCTGAAGAAGAGGAGGGACCACAGCACAGGCCTGTGTCTCCTTGTGATGTTTTTCATGGTTCTGGTGGCCCTGGTtggactggggctggggatgtTTCAGCTCTTCCACCTGCAGAAGGAGCTGGCGGAACTCAGAGAG TCCACCAGCCAAAGGCAAACAGCCTCATCTTTGGAGAAGCAAATAG GTCAGCCCCATCCACCCTCTGAGAAAAGAGAGCTGAGGAAAGTGGCCCATTTAACAG GCAAGCCCAGCTCAAGGTCTATCCCTCTGGAATGGGAAGACACCTACGGAATTGCCCTGGTCTCTGGGGTGAAGTATAAGAAGGGCAGCCTTGTGATCAATGACACCGGGCTGTATTTCGTGTATTCCAAAGTGTACTTCCGGGGCCAGTCCTGCAACAACCAGCCCCTGAACCACAAGGTCTACATGAGGAACTCTAGGTATCCCCAGGACCTGGTGCTGATGGAGGGGAAGATGATGAATTACTGCACTACTGGCCAGATGTGGGCCCGCAGCAGCTACCTGGGGGCTGTGTTCAATCTCACCAGTGCTGACCATTTATATGTCAATGTATCTGAGCTCTCTCTGGTCAATTTTGAGGAGTCTAAGACATTTTTTGGCTTATATAAGCTCTAA